Proteins from a genomic interval of Fundulus heteroclitus isolate FHET01 chromosome 21, MU-UCD_Fhet_4.1, whole genome shotgun sequence:
- the LOC105917906 gene encoding armadillo repeat-containing protein 4-like, whose translation MVLFLIGGLELIVHLLKSTNNEVRTSICAVVAKLAKDKEILGVLTDRGVVSLLAELINTTDNRLRCYYAEAIGHCCMWRSNRASFGEYGAVGPLVRYLELKETSVLMSTAMALYQLSKEPSNIITMHEEGVVQVSWTSFMTGDLRPHSVLLGCSFPLLLYLFHTFEDLAEGIELIQCSTAKMKTPLLFLNPRFDHPTHPPFQNPGIQGDLIYP comes from the exons ATGGTTCTGTTCCTGATCGGTGGACTGGAACTGATTGTTCATTTGCTGAAGTCAACAAACAACGAGGTGCGGACGAGCATTTGTGCTGTCGTGGCCAAGCTAGCCAAAGACAAAGAGATCCTGGGAGTCCTCACTGATCGTGGTGTCGTCTCCCTGCTGGCCGAGCTGATCAACACA ACTGATAACAGGCTTCGCTGCTACTATGCCGAGGCCATCGGCCACTGCTGCATGTGGCGCAGCAACAGGGCATCCTTTGGTGAATATGGAGCCGTTGGTCCTTTGGTCCGTTACCTGGAGTTAAAGGAAACTTCAGTCCTCATGAGCACAGCCATGGCCCTGTACCAACTGTCCAAAGAGCCCAGCAACATCATCACCATGCATGAGGAAGGAGTCGTCCAGGTCAGTTGGACTTCCTTCATGACTGGAGACCTGCGTCCTCATTCAGTTCTTCTTGGTTGCTCATTTCCACTGCTTTTATATCTGTTTCACACTTTTGAG GATcttgctgagggtatagagctgatccagtgttccacggccaagATGAAAAccccactgctcttcctgaatccgagatttgacCATCCAACgcaccctcctttccagaaccctggTATTCAGGGCGATCTCATCTACCCCTAG